In Vidua chalybeata isolate OUT-0048 chromosome 5, bVidCha1 merged haplotype, whole genome shotgun sequence, one genomic interval encodes:
- the LOC128788533 gene encoding histone H5, producing MSDSPIPLPPASATKPKRARSARRPAAHPAYSDMITAAIRADKSRGGASRQSIQKYVKSNYKVGQNADVQIRLAIRRLLATGVLKQTKGVGASGSFRLAKASKAKRSPSRKRKKAARRSTSPRKPARSRKARSPAKKPKSAAKKARKKSRSPKKAKKPKTVKAKSLKASKPKKARRSKSRAKSSARKSPKKK from the coding sequence ATGAGTGACAGCCCGATCCCACTGCCACCGGCTTCGGCCACCAAGCCCAAGCGGGCCCGGTCAGCGCGGCGGCCGGCAGCCCACCCTGCGTACTCGGACATGATCACAGCAGCCATCCGAGCCGACAAGAGCCGTGGTGGCGCATCCCGGCAGTCCATCCAGAAGTACGTGAAGAGCAACTACAAGGTGGGCCAGAATGCCGACGTCCAGATCAGGCTGGCCATCCGGCGCCTGCTGGCCACTGGAGTCCTCAAGCAGACCAAAGGAGTTGGTGCCTCCGGCTCTTTCCGCCTAGCCAAGGCCAGCAAGGCGAAGAGGTCTCCTtccaggaagaggaagaaggcaGCCAGGAGATCCACTTCGCCTCGGAAGCCAGCTAGGTCCAGGAAAGCCAGGTCCCCGGCCAAGAAGCCCAAATCTGCCGCCAAGAAGGCCAGGAAGAAGTCGAGGAGCCCGAAGAAAGCCAAGAAGCCAAAGACTGTTAAGGCCAAGTCCCTGAAGGCATCCAAACCCAAGAAGGCAAGGCGGTCGAAATCCAGAGCCAAGTCCAGTGCCCGGAAGTCGCCCAAGAAGAAGTGA